From a region of the Carettochelys insculpta isolate YL-2023 chromosome 29, ASM3395843v1, whole genome shotgun sequence genome:
- the ENDOU gene encoding uridylate-specific endoribonuclease: MAMLRSVTAEDEEEMEPAHPDSTSLYTAPDSCRGRCHERYNKEDECHCNTKCEKHHNCCEDYRVHCGKDGRQMDAASRPAHATDGFSSSHDSITNEELLSISEQLYKVDHNKPQKSDITLNPQYLASRSETTDKDDQSPEPLYTYVSEKLFSKPTYASFIKLLDNYQRMTGQGEAVSAEHVKEQQNFLREVMKTEVMKKLYNFLNKKKRYSTQEEFVSDLKEMWFGLYSRGNDEGDSSGFEHIFSGEVKKGKVSGFHNWIRFYLLEKQGLVDYYSHNYNGPWTSYPDVLGLKFEWDGYVKQVGSAFIGSSPEFEFGLYTLCFIARPGKMCRLSLGGKQLGIQTYTWTKSTYGNDKKYIATAYVTSA; this comes from the exons ATGGCCATGCTGCGCAGCGTCA CTGCTGAGGATGAAGAGGAAATGGAGCCAGCACATCCCGACTCCACCA GCTTGTACACGGCACCCGActcctgcagggggcgctgtcaTGAGCGATACAACAAGGAGGATGAGTGTCATTGTAATACCAAGTGTGAAAAACATCACAACTGTTGTGAAGACTATCGTGTGCACTGCGGCAAGG ATGGACGACAGATGGATGCTGCATCCAGGCCTGCACACGCCACTG ACGGATTCTCCAGCAGCCATGACTCCATCACCAATGAAGAGCTCCTGAGCATCTCTGAGCAGCTCTACAAGGTGGACCACAACAAACCCCAGAAGTCCGACATCACCCTGAACCCACAGTACCTCGCCTCCCGCTCTGAGACCACAGACAAGGACGATCAATCTCCTGAGCC ACTCTACACCTACGTCAGCGAGAAGCTCTTCTCCAAACCCACCTATGCCAGCTTCATCAAGCTGCTGGACAACTACCAAAGGATGACGGGCCAAGGGGAAGCTGTCAGTGCTGAGCATGTGAAGGAGCAGCAGAACTTCCTGAGGGAGGTCATGAAAACAGAGGTCATGAAAAAGCTTTACAATTTCCTGAACAAGAAAA AGCGCTACAGCACCCAGGAGGAGTTTGTCAGTGACCTGAAGGAGATGTGGTTTGGCCTTTATTCCAGGGGCAACGACGAGGGAGATTCCAGCGGCTTTGAGCACATCTTCTCCG GGGAGGTCAAAAAAGGAAAGGTGTCCGGATTCCACAACTGGATTCGTTTCTACCTGCTGGAGAAGCAGGGGCTGGTGGACTACTACAGCCATAACTACAACGGGCCA TGGACCTCATACCCTGATGTGCTGGGGCTGAAGTTTGAGTGGGATGGCTATGTGAAGCAGGTGGGCTCTGCCTTTATTGGCAGCAGCCCTGAGTTCGAATTTGGCCTCTACACACTGTGCTTCATTGCTCGTCCAGGGAAGAT GTGCCGGCTGAGCCTGGGGGGCAAACAGCTGGGCATCCAGACCTACACCTGGACCAAATCCACCTATGGCAACGACAAGAAGTACATAGCCACGGCCTACGTGACGTCGGCCTGA